One genomic window of Polyangium aurulentum includes the following:
- a CDS encoding RNA polymerase sigma factor: protein MITLLVCSRSAKIPTDLPASPSAPAPPTEPPSRLIARLYAEERSFVRNLVLRRGVPARDADDVVHEVFLVVCRRIADLDPTHTARPWLYVIAIQVASNYRKRARHSRERLPGVLPDEPAQVLAVDERIAHDQERARFRARLLRLRPKLRAVVVPHIIEERSISDIAVELGIPEKTAYARMHLARSALTRHAQRKSKT from the coding sequence ATGATCACTCTACTCGTTTGTTCGCGCTCCGCCAAGATCCCGACCGATCTTCCTGCATCCCCGTCTGCTCCCGCGCCTCCCACCGAGCCACCTTCGAGGCTCATCGCGCGTCTCTACGCCGAGGAGCGCTCTTTTGTCCGCAACCTCGTTCTCCGGCGTGGCGTCCCTGCCCGCGACGCGGACGACGTCGTGCACGAGGTCTTCCTGGTGGTCTGCCGTCGCATCGCCGACCTCGACCCCACGCACACGGCGCGTCCCTGGCTGTATGTCATCGCCATCCAGGTCGCCTCAAACTATCGCAAGCGCGCCCGGCACTCCCGTGAGCGCCTCCCCGGCGTACTCCCGGACGAACCGGCCCAGGTTCTCGCCGTTGACGAGCGCATTGCCCACGACCAGGAGCGCGCCCGATTCCGCGCCCGTCTCTTGCGACTGCGCCCGAAGCTGCGCGCGGTGGTGGTTCCGCACATCATCGAGGAGCGTTCAATCTCTGATATCGCCGTCGAGCTCGGCATCCCCGAGAAGACGGCCTATGCGCGCATGCACCTGGCGCGTTCAGCGCTCACCCGGCACGCGCAAAGAAAGTCGAAGACCTGA
- a CDS encoding enoyl-CoA hydratase/isomerase family protein — MALVDYSTEGGVALLTLNDPPVNGYTHEMMKELDAAILAARFDDAVQAVVVTGQGEKFFCAGANINMLKAANPSFKYQFCLHANETLLRLEHTPKIVIAALNGHTVGGGLEIALACDLRVARKGAGKVGLPEVALGVLPGTGGTQRLARLVGKPKAIKLMCEGKTFDFDVALGYGIVDEVWVTESHGAFMGRVMEYAKGFTTPGRAALAVGRIKRAVQSGMEMALEQGLAFERELQAELFASEDAREGISAYVEKRAPSFGGK; from the coding sequence ATGGCTCTTGTCGACTACTCCACGGAAGGCGGCGTTGCGCTGCTCACGCTGAACGATCCGCCGGTGAACGGCTACACGCACGAGATGATGAAGGAGCTGGATGCCGCGATCCTGGCGGCGCGCTTCGATGACGCGGTGCAGGCGGTGGTCGTGACTGGCCAGGGGGAGAAGTTCTTCTGCGCGGGCGCGAACATCAACATGCTGAAGGCGGCGAATCCTTCGTTCAAGTATCAGTTCTGCTTGCATGCGAATGAAACGCTGTTGAGGCTGGAGCATACGCCGAAGATCGTGATTGCGGCGCTGAATGGTCACACGGTGGGCGGGGGGCTGGAGATTGCGCTGGCGTGTGATTTGAGGGTGGCGCGAAAGGGGGCGGGGAAGGTGGGGTTGCCGGAGGTGGCGCTGGGGGTGCTGCCGGGGACGGGAGGGACGCAGAGGCTTGCGCGGCTGGTGGGGAAGCCGAAGGCGATCAAGCTGATGTGCGAGGGGAAGACGTTCGATTTCGATGTGGCGCTCGGGTATGGGATCGTGGACGAGGTGTGGGTGACGGAGTCGCATGGGGCGTTCATGGGGCGGGTGATGGAGTATGCGAAGGGGTTCACGACCCCGGGACGGGCGGCGCTGGCGGTGGGGAGGATCAAGAGGGCGGTGCAGTCGGGGATGGAGATGGCGCTGGAGCAGGGGCTGGCGTTCGAGAGGGAGCTTCAGGCGGAGTTGTTTGCTTCGGAGGATGCGAGGGAAGGGATTTCGGCTTATGTGGAGAAGAGGGCCCCTTCATTCGGGGGGAAATAA
- a CDS encoding phosphopantetheine-binding protein gives MDPVDVRDRLKELMVSELNLEGKKPSDIDDAAPLFGEGLGLDSLDALQLAMSVEEKFGVRVPEGDEARSIFASVNALVDHIVRAKAAA, from the coding sequence ATGGATCCGGTGGACGTGCGGGACAGGCTCAAGGAACTCATGGTGTCCGAGCTCAACCTCGAGGGGAAGAAACCCTCGGACATCGACGATGCGGCGCCGCTGTTTGGCGAGGGGCTCGGGCTCGACTCGCTCGATGCGTTGCAGCTCGCGATGTCCGTCGAGGAGAAGTTCGGCGTGCGGGTTCCCGAGGGGGACGAGGCGCGCAGCATCTTCGCCTCCGTCAACGCTCTCGTGGATCACATCGTGCGGGCGAAGGCCGCGGCCTGA
- a CDS encoding beta-ketoacyl-[acyl-carrier-protein] synthase family protein, whose translation MRIWVTGIGVVSPLARGAAATMDRLVAGDSAIGTISLFQLPDSRTRIAAEVSGLTAAEVAPPGEEEAWSRTDAMSVIAVREAIAQAGVDPHAGPVDLLVGGTTAGMYETEELLAWLSREPTAVSPLKRMLSHPLSSAADHVRAAVGPFRRVRSLCSACSSGANALLLGAAWIRAGLSKCVVAGGADGLCRLTFAGFGALSAMDPSPCRPFDRRRAGLNLGEGAGFLVLEPEDAARARGATPIVELRGWAVGAEAHHITNPEREGRTAARVMEGAMRRAGLTPKDIDYINAHGTATPLNDSMESAAIRACFGEEAERVAVSSSKGQIGHTLAAAGAIEAAITAMAVARGVMPPTVGLEEVDPACRLTHVTAARKAPIRAAMSNSFGFGGTDTCIVLSAIDQFPPPVVPERRSVVVVGAATVGPLGTRGVEGSREYLEPGPSPAPGAIAFQASDHLDVGRARRLDRGGRLTTVAIQMALREAGLDPLSDENAAVAGAIMGGAFGSVDGSTAYMCRIYDKGAKYASPADFPNLVPSSPVGHASIYLGMRGPVFAMADLAASAESAVVSAVELIHAGEGELIAAGSVEETSHVVEGCLSPICSGVERGVRSEGASVLLLESEPHAEARGARPLARVAWWTSWRGNGAGALAGLTPPSMKGAALITGDASDVRAVLAGSPWAEVPRRVASPRAGEHEGAGGVAMAAAVGAIAGGELEAALVVGSAPDRGYAVLLVSAAPVGPA comes from the coding sequence ATGCGCATCTGGGTGACTGGCATCGGCGTCGTCTCGCCGCTCGCGCGAGGGGCGGCTGCGACGATGGACCGTCTCGTCGCGGGCGACAGCGCCATCGGGACGATCTCGCTTTTCCAATTGCCTGACAGCAGGACGCGGATCGCCGCCGAGGTCTCTGGCCTCACGGCGGCCGAGGTCGCGCCGCCGGGTGAGGAGGAGGCGTGGAGCCGCACCGATGCGATGAGCGTCATCGCCGTGCGCGAGGCGATTGCGCAGGCGGGCGTCGATCCGCATGCGGGGCCTGTGGATCTGCTCGTCGGTGGCACCACGGCGGGCATGTACGAGACCGAGGAGTTGCTCGCGTGGCTGTCGCGTGAGCCGACGGCGGTCTCGCCTCTCAAGAGGATGCTCTCGCATCCGCTGTCGTCGGCGGCGGATCACGTGCGCGCGGCCGTCGGGCCTTTCCGGCGCGTGCGTAGCCTCTGCAGCGCGTGCTCGAGCGGGGCCAACGCGCTCTTGCTCGGGGCGGCTTGGATTCGCGCGGGGCTCAGCAAGTGCGTGGTGGCGGGCGGCGCGGATGGGCTTTGCAGGCTCACGTTCGCGGGCTTCGGCGCGCTCTCGGCCATGGATCCGAGCCCGTGTCGTCCGTTCGATCGGCGCCGCGCGGGGCTGAACCTCGGCGAGGGGGCGGGGTTTCTCGTGCTCGAGCCCGAGGATGCGGCGCGCGCGCGTGGGGCGACGCCGATCGTCGAGCTGCGCGGCTGGGCCGTGGGCGCCGAGGCGCATCACATCACCAACCCCGAGCGCGAGGGCAGGACGGCGGCGCGCGTGATGGAAGGCGCCATGCGCCGGGCGGGGCTCACGCCGAAGGACATCGACTACATCAACGCGCACGGCACGGCGACGCCGCTGAACGACAGCATGGAGTCGGCCGCGATTCGTGCCTGCTTCGGTGAGGAGGCCGAGCGCGTCGCGGTCTCGTCGTCGAAGGGGCAGATCGGCCACACGCTGGCCGCTGCGGGCGCGATCGAGGCGGCCATCACGGCCATGGCCGTCGCGCGTGGGGTCATGCCGCCGACCGTGGGGCTCGAGGAGGTCGATCCCGCCTGCCGCCTCACGCACGTCACCGCGGCGAGGAAGGCGCCCATCCGGGCTGCGATGTCGAACTCCTTCGGCTTCGGCGGCACCGACACCTGCATCGTGCTGTCTGCGATCGATCAGTTCCCTCCGCCGGTGGTTCCGGAGCGCCGGTCGGTCGTGGTGGTCGGCGCGGCGACGGTGGGCCCGCTCGGGACGCGTGGCGTCGAGGGCAGCCGCGAGTACCTCGAGCCCGGGCCTTCGCCGGCGCCGGGGGCGATCGCGTTCCAGGCTTCGGATCACCTCGACGTGGGTCGCGCGCGGAGGCTCGATCGCGGCGGGCGCCTCACCACCGTGGCCATCCAGATGGCGCTGCGCGAGGCGGGGCTCGATCCGCTGAGCGACGAGAACGCGGCCGTCGCGGGTGCGATCATGGGCGGCGCGTTCGGCAGCGTCGACGGGTCGACGGCCTACATGTGCCGCATCTACGACAAGGGCGCGAAGTACGCGAGCCCGGCCGATTTCCCGAACCTCGTGCCCTCGTCGCCCGTGGGTCACGCGTCGATCTACCTCGGCATGCGCGGGCCCGTCTTCGCGATGGCCGATCTCGCCGCGTCGGCGGAGAGCGCGGTCGTGAGCGCCGTCGAGCTCATCCACGCGGGCGAGGGCGAGCTCATCGCCGCCGGCAGCGTCGAGGAGACGAGCCACGTGGTCGAGGGCTGCTTGAGCCCCATCTGCTCGGGCGTCGAGCGCGGCGTGCGCAGCGAGGGCGCGAGCGTGCTGCTCCTCGAGTCCGAGCCGCACGCCGAGGCTCGCGGCGCCAGGCCCCTCGCGCGCGTCGCGTGGTGGACCTCGTGGCGCGGCAACGGCGCGGGCGCGCTCGCTGGGCTGACCCCGCCGTCCATGAAAGGGGCCGCGCTGATCACCGGGGACGCGAGCGACGTGAGGGCGGTGCTCGCGGGATCTCCCTGGGCCGAGGTGCCGCGTCGGGTCGCCTCGCCCCGCGCGGGAGAGCACGAGGGCGCGGGCGGCGTCGCGATGGCGGCGGCCGTGGGCGCCATCGCGGGTGGTGAGCTCGAGGCTGCGCTGGTCGTCGGCAGCGCGCCCGATCGCGGCTACGCGGTCCTGCTCGTCTCCGCCGCGCCTGTCGGGCCTGCATGA
- a CDS encoding beta-ketoacyl synthase N-terminal-like domain-containing protein — protein sequence MSDGCVIAIGAVSALGTGRAAYGVATPGEAARVAIARDEALSRAGLSRPFAARAPALPALDGPASSDRAASLLATALGGAMRTLDEVRPGWRRERIGLAMGTSSGGMLGAERFFAARDGKDGDPRALARGATYFAPLDAALATHGLVPDTFAQRTHLVAACAASTIAIGLGLRWLDRDACDLVLAGGYDGLSVFVAMGFEALRATTATHPRPFRTGRDGMSLGEGAGVVALVREKDTRGASVFFRVAGFGASTDAVHITAPDRTGNGLARAGLAAIDDAGISPANIGLVSAHATATPYNDAMEARAIASIFADAPAPVVHPFKAQIGHTLGAAGVLESLAAAAALEAQVAPAAAGDGEIDPDAPAVLLERAEPRDLRAALKLSAAFGGANASLVLTTEPSGRSPRPSRPVFLRASAHVREVDLEALSTLTGVARDRLARLDTLCRLGLRAVAELAQKVGRPALEGAGIVAGHALATLDTNDRFDARRRSRSPTAVDPRLFPATSPNAVAGECAIVYKLTGPSFAVCSGLDGATEALGCAAELLAAGDVDRIVVVAADDAGPAARDLLVYTSQADRPFAPGAVALLLDVSPPDGAARPIALDVRPDHAGSPIGHLALLPLVT from the coding sequence GTGAGCGACGGGTGCGTCATCGCCATCGGCGCGGTCTCCGCGCTCGGCACGGGCCGCGCTGCGTACGGCGTCGCGACGCCGGGCGAAGCTGCGCGCGTGGCCATCGCCCGTGACGAGGCGCTGTCGCGGGCAGGTCTGTCGCGTCCCTTCGCCGCGCGCGCGCCCGCGCTGCCTGCCCTCGACGGGCCCGCCTCGTCCGATCGCGCGGCCTCCCTGCTCGCGACGGCGCTCGGAGGCGCGATGCGCACGCTCGACGAGGTCCGGCCCGGCTGGCGTCGTGAGCGCATCGGCCTCGCCATGGGCACCTCGAGCGGCGGCATGCTCGGCGCCGAGCGCTTCTTCGCTGCGCGCGACGGCAAGGACGGCGACCCGCGCGCGCTCGCCCGCGGCGCCACCTACTTCGCTCCGCTCGACGCGGCGCTCGCCACGCACGGGCTCGTCCCCGACACCTTCGCGCAGCGCACGCACCTCGTGGCCGCGTGCGCCGCCTCGACGATCGCGATCGGCCTCGGCCTGCGCTGGCTCGACCGCGACGCGTGCGACCTCGTCCTCGCGGGCGGCTACGACGGCCTCAGCGTGTTCGTCGCCATGGGCTTCGAGGCGCTGCGCGCGACGACGGCCACGCACCCTCGCCCGTTCCGCACGGGGCGCGACGGCATGTCGCTCGGCGAGGGCGCGGGCGTGGTCGCCCTCGTGCGCGAGAAGGACACGCGCGGCGCCTCCGTCTTCTTCCGCGTCGCGGGCTTCGGCGCATCCACCGACGCCGTGCACATCACCGCGCCCGATCGCACGGGCAACGGCCTCGCGCGGGCAGGTCTCGCGGCCATCGACGACGCGGGGATCTCGCCCGCGAACATCGGCCTCGTCAGCGCGCACGCCACGGCCACGCCGTACAACGACGCGATGGAGGCGCGCGCCATCGCCTCGATCTTCGCCGACGCGCCCGCGCCCGTCGTGCACCCGTTCAAGGCGCAGATCGGGCACACCCTCGGCGCGGCCGGCGTCCTCGAGTCCCTCGCCGCCGCCGCCGCCCTCGAAGCGCAGGTCGCCCCCGCCGCAGCGGGCGACGGCGAGATCGATCCCGACGCTCCCGCCGTCCTGCTCGAGCGCGCCGAGCCCCGCGATCTCCGCGCCGCGCTCAAGCTCTCGGCCGCGTTCGGCGGCGCCAACGCGTCGCTCGTCCTCACGACCGAGCCGAGCGGCCGCTCCCCGCGCCCCTCGCGCCCCGTCTTCCTGCGCGCGAGCGCCCACGTGCGCGAGGTCGATCTCGAGGCCCTCTCCACGCTCACCGGCGTCGCTCGCGATCGCCTCGCGCGCCTCGACACGCTCTGCCGCCTCGGCCTGCGCGCGGTCGCGGAGCTGGCGCAGAAGGTCGGTCGTCCTGCCCTCGAGGGCGCCGGGATCGTCGCCGGACACGCGCTCGCGACGCTCGACACGAACGACCGCTTCGACGCCCGCCGTCGCTCGCGCAGCCCCACCGCCGTCGATCCGCGCCTCTTCCCTGCGACGTCGCCCAACGCGGTCGCGGGCGAGTGCGCCATCGTCTACAAGCTCACGGGCCCGAGCTTCGCGGTCTGCTCCGGGCTCGACGGCGCGACCGAGGCGCTCGGGTGCGCCGCAGAGCTTCTGGCCGCAGGCGACGTCGATCGCATCGTCGTGGTCGCCGCCGACGACGCAGGCCCGGCCGCCCGGGACCTCCTCGTGTACACGTCACAGGCGGATCGTCCCTTCGCGCCGGGCGCCGTCGCGCTTTTGCTCGACGTCTCGCCCCCGGACGGCGCGGCTCGGCCGATCGCGCTCGACGTGCGGCCTGATCACGCGGGCAGCCCCATCGGTCATCTGGCGCTCTTGCCGCTGGTCACCTGA
- a CDS encoding patatin-like phospholipase family protein, which produces MNHRLKVAFVGSGGGARGLAHLGVLKACEELGLAPEIFVGTSSGALVGATYGQQIPLDVLLDGYRLPWRRRHRGPRLHLATFLGPPKLGDLLDPGYLTSGLFSADKLEGYLAEHLPVNDFSRLPHPVYVTAVDVDKGARVVFGPGYDESTPLSQAVAASCAVPGLFRPYRIGDRYFISGEVAKTLSADIAVAAGADVVIISNVYRPERVAVGKRSLARRGPLGILRQSLSVLLSEKERQGVELHGRLYPHVTFVDVAPELGPLSYVNRFAVRSIVLRGYRAALRVLAEAKERGVFEQKRSRIADLN; this is translated from the coding sequence ATGAACCACCGCCTGAAGGTCGCGTTCGTGGGCTCCGGGGGCGGAGCGCGAGGGCTTGCGCATCTCGGGGTGCTCAAGGCGTGCGAGGAGCTGGGGCTCGCTCCCGAGATCTTCGTGGGCACCAGCTCGGGCGCGCTCGTGGGCGCCACGTACGGCCAGCAGATCCCGCTCGACGTGCTGCTCGACGGCTACCGGCTCCCCTGGCGGCGGCGTCACCGCGGCCCCAGGCTGCACCTCGCCACGTTCCTCGGCCCGCCGAAGCTCGGCGACCTGCTCGACCCGGGCTACCTCACCTCGGGTCTGTTCTCGGCTGACAAGCTCGAGGGCTACCTCGCCGAGCACCTGCCCGTGAACGACTTCTCCCGCCTGCCTCATCCGGTCTACGTGACCGCGGTCGACGTCGACAAGGGCGCGCGCGTGGTCTTCGGGCCGGGCTACGACGAGAGCACGCCCCTCAGCCAGGCCGTCGCGGCGAGCTGCGCGGTGCCGGGGCTGTTCCGGCCGTATCGCATCGGGGATCGCTACTTCATCAGCGGCGAGGTGGCGAAGACGCTCTCGGCCGACATCGCGGTCGCGGCGGGCGCGGACGTCGTGATCATCTCGAACGTGTACCGGCCGGAGCGGGTCGCCGTGGGCAAACGCTCGCTCGCGCGGCGCGGACCGCTCGGGATCTTGCGTCAGTCGCTCAGCGTGCTGCTCAGCGAGAAGGAACGGCAGGGCGTGGAGCTGCACGGCAGGCTCTACCCGCACGTGACGTTCGTCGACGTCGCGCCCGAGCTCGGCCCGCTCTCCTACGTGAACCGCTTCGCCGTGCGCTCGATCGTGCTGCGCGGCTACCGAGCGGCGCTGCGGGTGCTCGCGGAGGCGAAGGAGCGCGGCGTGTTCGAGCAGAAGAGGTCGCGGATCGCGGACCTCAACTAG
- a CDS encoding class II glutamine amidotransferase, producing MARLVGFIGNRPDLGSRVLELEGRHLVVRRKSGVIPGWGVGFYQGGEILLKRRPIDDRQELSVAEMTKGLRADSLLAHVRVGTVGSSRTENTHPFRYRQWLFAHTGTIEAFTTLRGRLSDSLPQFLQRDVRGETDSELFFHLFLSFLHDTGQLDRQDVSATTARTALRSSLSLIDRLCAEEGTGPSRMNILVAGPDYLLAVHAGDRMAYRVLHGAEDLERVLGDGGLGRMRLPDFASCRLSLVASDFHEDQIPPGWTPVADRAILTFTRTDAPLIEPI from the coding sequence ATGGCGCGACTCGTCGGATTCATAGGCAACCGTCCAGACCTCGGCTCCCGCGTCCTGGAGCTCGAGGGCCGTCACCTCGTCGTCCGCAGAAAGTCCGGCGTCATCCCCGGCTGGGGCGTCGGCTTCTACCAGGGCGGAGAGATCCTCCTCAAACGCCGCCCCATCGACGACCGCCAGGAGCTGTCCGTCGCCGAGATGACCAAAGGCCTGCGCGCCGACAGCCTCCTCGCGCACGTGCGCGTCGGAACCGTCGGCTCCTCGCGCACCGAGAACACGCACCCGTTCCGTTACAGGCAGTGGCTCTTCGCGCACACCGGGACCATCGAGGCCTTCACGACCCTGCGCGGCCGCCTCTCCGACTCCCTCCCGCAGTTCCTCCAGCGCGACGTGCGCGGCGAGACGGACAGCGAGCTGTTCTTTCACCTGTTCCTGTCGTTCCTGCACGACACCGGGCAGCTCGACCGACAAGACGTGTCCGCGACGACCGCGCGCACGGCCCTGCGCTCGAGCCTGTCCCTCATCGACCGCCTCTGCGCCGAAGAGGGCACGGGGCCGAGCCGCATGAACATCCTCGTCGCCGGGCCCGACTACCTGCTCGCCGTGCACGCCGGCGACCGCATGGCCTACCGCGTCCTGCACGGCGCCGAAGACCTCGAGCGCGTCCTCGGCGACGGCGGCCTCGGCCGCATGCGCCTGCCCGATTTCGCCTCCTGCCGCCTGTCCCTCGTCGCCTCCGACTTCCACGAGGACCAGATCCCCCCCGGATGGACGCCCGTCGCCGACCGTGCGATCCTGACGTTCACCCGCACCGATGCCCCCCTCATCGAACCTATTTGA
- a CDS encoding PDZ domain-containing protein, with protein sequence MKTIRLAGALSVALLTLHCLTGCAAVYPEIGTKTRKLSSDVALDPPPPDDLRWIKFLSARVPSKTRDGRSWSQAVGKLPDPYAKLLINDEEVLRTDPQSETLEPTWPGGPRGNFRVTPADKLRVEVWDSNAITDAPIGVRDFRATEDVVLGDRIRLDLPGGGEVTLAFERAHAMFGLGMWFELRTDQAFVTRMLEGSPAERAGVLPGDEIVEIRGKKVKAMSSDEVRSQFGAIPMAGLPVTLRHEDGSLLQVTLKEGPIYPPFSQFGVVD encoded by the coding sequence ATGAAGACGATCCGCCTCGCCGGCGCGCTCAGCGTCGCCCTGTTGACCCTCCATTGTTTGACGGGCTGCGCTGCGGTCTACCCCGAGATCGGGACGAAGACGCGCAAGCTGAGTAGCGACGTGGCGCTCGATCCTCCGCCGCCTGACGACCTGCGCTGGATCAAGTTCCTCTCCGCGCGCGTGCCGTCGAAGACGCGCGACGGGCGTAGCTGGAGCCAGGCCGTGGGCAAGCTGCCCGATCCCTACGCGAAGCTCCTCATCAACGACGAGGAGGTCTTGCGCACCGATCCGCAGAGCGAGACGCTCGAGCCGACGTGGCCGGGGGGGCCGCGGGGGAATTTCCGCGTCACGCCTGCGGACAAACTGCGCGTGGAGGTGTGGGACTCGAACGCGATCACGGATGCGCCGATCGGCGTGCGGGATTTTCGGGCGACCGAGGATGTGGTGCTCGGGGATCGGATCCGGCTCGATCTGCCGGGCGGGGGTGAGGTGACGCTCGCGTTCGAGCGTGCGCATGCGATGTTCGGGCTCGGCATGTGGTTCGAGCTGCGCACCGATCAGGCGTTCGTCACGCGCATGCTCGAGGGCAGCCCGGCGGAGCGGGCGGGCGTGTTGCCGGGGGACGAGATCGTCGAGATCCGGGGCAAGAAGGTGAAGGCGATGAGCAGCGACGAGGTGCGCAGCCAGTTTGGCGCGATCCCGATGGCCGGGCTGCCGGTGACGCTGCGGCACGAGGACGGCTCGCTGTTGCAGGTGACGCTGAAGGAAGGCCCGATCTATCCGCCGTTCTCGCAGTTCGGCGTGGTCGACTGA
- a CDS encoding TrmH family RNA methyltransferase — MKVAPFGLSTEEIREELAPLRHKFSIAVCRAKNPFNIGAIIRTAHSFMVREIFLIGTEPWYERAAMGMAKYETIVECPDEGAFLEAARGRTLVGVERDHARTTLWEAEMPDDLVFLFGSENEGLPPVLLEACAEVLAIPMYGINHSYPVAIAAGMVMCEWARRKDPRGGGR; from the coding sequence ATGAAGGTCGCGCCGTTTGGTCTGTCCACCGAGGAGATCCGCGAAGAGCTCGCGCCGCTGCGTCACAAGTTCTCGATCGCGGTTTGTCGGGCGAAGAATCCGTTCAACATCGGGGCGATCATCCGGACGGCGCACTCGTTCATGGTGCGGGAGATCTTCTTGATCGGGACCGAGCCCTGGTACGAGCGCGCGGCGATGGGGATGGCGAAGTACGAGACCATCGTCGAGTGCCCGGACGAAGGGGCGTTCCTGGAGGCGGCGCGGGGCCGGACGCTCGTGGGGGTGGAGCGCGATCACGCGCGCACGACGCTGTGGGAGGCCGAGATGCCGGACGATCTGGTGTTTCTGTTCGGCAGCGAGAACGAGGGGCTGCCGCCGGTGCTGCTCGAGGCGTGCGCGGAGGTGCTGGCGATCCCGATGTACGGGATCAACCACTCGTACCCGGTGGCGATCGCGGCGGGGATGGTGATGTGCGAGTGGGCGAGGAGGAAGGATCCGAGGGGAGGGGGGCGGTAG
- a CDS encoding type II toxin-antitoxin system HipA family toxin, translating to MKSLHIRLHGHDVGVLRKDTRITFELFQSYLDLAPRPVLGQAFEDNLRVRRAGGGGKLPAFFSNLLPEGSLRERLARSLDVDPDDEFALLTALGEDLPGAVTATLIDDVFPGLATGDAVEHEEPAPSSPREEGAMRFSLAGVQLKLSMLREGERLTLPASGRGGKWIVKLPSLTYLALPENEHATMTWAAQSGIRVAEHELVPLDRLHGVPRQLLEGLTGRAFVTRRYDRLESDRRVHQEDFAQVLDVYPEQKYKATNHETIANIVLQLSGREGFREFLRRLVFVVLSGNGDAHLKNWSLWYPDDLHAELSPAYDQVATVQYIPHEKLALNLAKSKSFEDVSLASFQRLARRLGLDEPEVTAAVQNDVAATLAAWRALRDHLSVPEAYRSSVDEHLARLPLARGP from the coding sequence ATGAAGAGCCTGCACATCCGCCTCCACGGCCACGACGTCGGTGTCCTCCGTAAGGACACGCGGATCACCTTCGAGCTCTTCCAGTCGTACCTGGATCTCGCGCCGCGTCCCGTCCTCGGCCAGGCGTTCGAGGACAACCTCCGCGTCCGCCGCGCAGGTGGCGGCGGGAAGCTGCCTGCGTTCTTCTCGAACCTGCTCCCGGAGGGGAGCCTGCGCGAGCGCCTGGCGAGGTCCCTCGATGTGGACCCGGACGACGAGTTCGCGCTGCTCACCGCGCTGGGCGAGGATCTCCCGGGCGCCGTGACCGCCACGCTCATCGACGACGTCTTCCCGGGTCTCGCGACGGGGGATGCGGTCGAGCACGAAGAGCCTGCCCCATCGTCACCGCGGGAAGAGGGAGCGATGCGGTTCTCGCTCGCTGGCGTGCAGCTCAAGCTCAGCATGCTGCGCGAGGGCGAGCGGCTCACGCTGCCGGCCTCGGGGAGAGGCGGCAAGTGGATCGTGAAGCTGCCGAGCCTCACGTACCTCGCCCTGCCCGAGAACGAGCACGCGACCATGACCTGGGCCGCGCAGAGCGGCATCCGGGTCGCGGAGCACGAGCTCGTGCCGCTGGACAGGCTCCACGGCGTACCGAGGCAGCTCCTCGAAGGGCTGACAGGTCGGGCCTTCGTCACGCGGCGCTACGATCGCCTGGAGTCGGATCGGCGCGTGCACCAGGAGGACTTCGCCCAGGTGCTCGACGTCTATCCCGAGCAAAAGTACAAGGCGACGAACCACGAGACGATCGCCAACATCGTCCTGCAACTGTCGGGACGCGAGGGCTTCCGTGAGTTCTTGCGACGCCTCGTCTTCGTCGTCCTGAGCGGCAACGGCGACGCCCACCTCAAGAACTGGTCGCTCTGGTACCCCGACGATCTCCACGCCGAGCTGTCACCCGCCTACGACCAGGTCGCGACTGTGCAGTACATCCCGCACGAGAAGCTCGCGCTGAACCTCGCAAAATCGAAGTCGTTCGAGGACGTATCGCTCGCGAGCTTCCAGCGACTCGCGCGACGGCTCGGCCTCGATGAGCCCGAGGTGACCGCGGCGGTCCAGAACGACGTCGCGGCCACGCTCGCCGCCTGGCGCGCGCTGCGCGACCACCTGTCCGTGCCCGAAGCCTACCGATCGAGCGTGGACGAGCACCTCGCGCGGCTCCCCCTCGCCCGCGGCCCCTGA